Genomic segment of Streptomyces alboniger:
CAGGTCGATGTGGAAGAGCTTGTCCGCCCAGAGTGCTTGGGCGATGGAGTGCGGGAAGTTCAGCCCCGCCATTTGTTCATGGCCCACTTCAGGGTTGACGCCGAACAGTTCGGGCCGCTCCAAGCGCTCGATGAAGGCGAGGGCGTGCCCGACTGTGGGCAGCAGGATGTCGCCGCGTGGCTCGTTCGGCTTCGGCTCGATCGCGAACCGCAGGGCGTAGCCCTGGGAGGTGACGTACTCGGCGAGCAGGTCGAAGGCTTCCTTCATGCGGTCGAGCGCGTCGCGTACGTCCTTCGCGGCGCCGGATTCCGCTCCTTCCCTGCCGCCCCAGGCGACGTAGGTGTGTGCTCCCAGCTCCACCGCCAGGTCGATGTTGCGGATCGTCTTGCGCAGCGCGTACCGGCGTACGTCGCGGTCGTTGGCGGTGAACGCGCCGTCCTTGAAGACGGGGTGAGTGAACAGGTTCGTGGTCGCCATCGGCACGACCAGGCCTGTCGCGTCGAGTGCCTGCCGGAAGCGCTTGATGTGGCCTTCGCGTTCCGTGTCGGACGACCCGAAGGGGATCAGGTCGTCGTCGTGGAAGGTCACTCCGTAGGCGCCCAGTTCGGCGAGGTTGCGCACCATCTCGGCTGGGTCGAGGGCGCTGCGGGTGGCGTCGCCGAACGGGTCACGCCCCTGCCAGCCGACGGTCCACAGGCCGAAGCTGAACTTGTCCTCAGGAGTGGGCTGGTGGTTCATGTGCGGCTCCCTCGACTATCGACTATTTCGTCATGGCCCTTTACAAATTAGTGTCCGGAGGCTCCGCTGGGAAGGTCGGGAAGGAAACTCCAGGACGCACCCGAAGAGCCGAAGGAAACGGAGACCGCCATGTCCTCAGCGCCATCAACCCAGGGACCTCTTGTCGTCGGCGTGGACAGCTCCACACAGTCCACCAAGGCACTGGTCGTCGACGCGGCCACCGGCCGGGTCGTGGCAAGCGGCCATGCTCCGCACCACGTCACTACGGGCGAGGCGCGCGAGAGCGACCCCCAGGAGTGGTGGGAAGCGCTGTGTGCGGCTCTGCGACAGTGTGGCCCCGCGGCCAGGGAGGCCGCGGCGGTTTCCATCAGCGGCCAACAGCACGGACTGGTCACGCTCGACAAGAGCGGGCGCCCCGTGCGGCCCGCTCTCCTGTGGAACGACGTGCGCTCCGCCGCGCAGGCACGGTCTCTCCTGGAGCGGTTCGGCGGCCCAAAGGAGTGGGCTGATCGGGTGGGCAGTGTGCCGGGGCCCTCCTTCACCGTGACGAAATGGGCCTGGCTCGTCGAGCACGAGCCGTCCGCCGCCCGCTCCACGGCATCCGTGCGCCTGCCCCACGACTACCTCACCGAACGCCTCACAGGACTCGGTACGACCGACCGGGGTGACGCTTCGGGAACCGGGTGGTGGGCATCGGCTTCGGAGACGTACGACGAAGAGATCCTCGGCATGGTGGGGCTCGATCCGGCATTGCTGCCCCGCGTGGCACGCCCCGGAGAGGTGGTCGGCACGGTGCACGTCGGCGATGAACTGCCGTTCTCCAAGGGCACGCTGGTCGCGCCCGGCACCGGTGACAACGCGGCGGCCGCCCTGGGGCTCGGCCTGCGCCCCGGCACCCCGGTGTTGAGCCTCGGCACCTCGGGCACGGTGTACGCGGTCTCCCGGCACCGCCCCGCGGATCCGACAGGTACGGTGGCGGGCTTCGCCGACGCGCGGGATGCCTGGCTGCCCCTGTCCTGCACTCTCAACTGCACACTGGCCGTCGACCGGATGGCCGCGCTGCTGAGCCTGGACCGCGAGGCGGTGGCACCGGGAGGCGCCGTCACGCTGCTGCCCTACCTGGACGGTGAGCGGACGCCCGACCTCCCCCACTCCACCGGGATGGTGCACGGCCTGCGCCACGACACCACACCCGGGCAGCTGCTCCAAGCCGCGTATGACGGGGCCGTGCACTCACTGCTCGGCGCTCTCGACCTCGTCCTGGACCAGGACGCCGACCGGTCGTCCCCGCTGCTGCTCATCGGAGGCGGAGCGCGCGGCACGGCCTGGCAGTACACCGTACGTCGCCTCTCCGGCCGTCCCGTTCAGGTGCCCAAGGCACGAGAACTGGTCGCACTCGGTGCTGCCGCGCAGGCCGCCGGCCTCCTCACCGGCGAGGACCCGAGCGCGATCGCACGGCGCTGGGGCACGGCCCAGGGGCCCGTGCTCGACCCCACGGAGCGCGACGACGAGACGCTGTCGCGGATCTCCGGGGTACTCTCCGACGCGGCGCCGCTCCTTGACAGGGCGCCCCGTGGGGAGTGAGGACCGACCGAGGTATGACCGCACCGCTGCACGACAAACGCCCGGGAACGACGAGCGTCCAGCTGCCCGACACCCAACAGGGGATGCGCCGCCGCAACCTTTCCCGGGTCATGCACGCCGTGGCCGCGCACGGCCCGCTGTCCCGCGCCGCCGTGGCCACCAGGATCGGGTTGACACGAGCCGCCGTCTCCACGCTGGTGGACGAGTTGATCCGCTCGGAACTCTTGGACGAACTCGGCCCCGAGCGGCCCGGGCGAGTGGGCCGCCCCGGCTCCGCTCTCGCGGTCAGCTCACGCGGCCCCGTAGGCGTCGGGGCGGAGGTCGGCGTCGACCATCTCGCGGTCTGCGCGGTCGATCTGCGCGGCGAGGTGCGCGCGCGTGCCGTCCAGCACGTCCGCAATCGCGGGCGCTCGCCCGAGCTGGTGCTGCGGGACGTTGCCACATTGGCGCAGCGAGCGTGCGCCGAGGCCCGCCAGGTGGGCCTGTCCCCCGCAGGTCTCGCGGTGGCCGTGCCGGGCCTGGTCGCCAGGGACACGCGTTCGGTCGTCCGCGCCCCCAACCTCGGCTGGCACGACATCGACCTGGAACCGCTGCTCCCGTCCGGGCTGCCGCTGACGGTGGACAACGAAGCCAACTTCGGGGCGCTCGCCGAACTGTGGCTCGGCGAGGGCACACCGGAGGACTTCCTCCACGTCTCGGCGGCGATCGGCATCGGCGCCGCGCTGGTCGTCGAAGGGCGGCTGCTGCGCGGGACGCACGGTTTCGCAGGCGAACTGGGGCACGTACCGGTGCGGCCCGAGGGTCCGAGTTGCCCGTGCGGGGGGCGCGGCTGCCTTGAGCAGTACGCGGGAGAAGAAGCGGTGCTTCGAGCAGCGGGGCTGGAGCCGGGCGAAGGCCACGTCGGGCTCCTCGCCGAGCGCGCCGCGGCAGGTGACAGGGCGGTTCGGCGAGCGCTGGGCGGCGCGGGGGCTGCCATGGGCATCGCGCTCACGGGGGCGGTCAATCTGCTGGATCCACAGGCGGTGGTGCTCGGCGGGGCGCTGGCCCGCCTCGCGCCGTGGCTGCTCCCTTCGCTGGAGCAGGAGCTGATGGGGCGCATGGGAGGCCGGGCCTGCGGGGTGACGGTGTCCGGGCTCGGGCCCGACGGGCCTTTGCTGGGCGCGGCGCACTCGGTTGCGCGGGCCGTGCTGGACGATCCGGTGGGGGTTTGCACGGCGGGATAGGGCGGGGCAGGTGAACACTCCGGCCGCTTGCGACGAAGAAGGCAGCCGCAGGGCCGCCGCGGCCTCAGCACAGCCTCCTCGACGGGCGTCACCAGCCGTAGAGCCACCCGTTCGGGTGGCCGAGATATCCACAATCGCGATGCCGTACACAGATGTGAGTCTCGCCCTTCCACCCCAACCGGCAGGCGCCGTAACGTAATTCACGCGAGGCTCCGTCGGCCCTGATGACGGCGGCGTCCTCGCGGATCAGGAGATTCGCGTGTCGGGGGTGACCAAGCTCCGCAAGGAGTGGCTGCCCGCCCGTGAGGCGCACCGCGGACTGCACGCGCGGCTGCTCGAGACAACCGCCAAGCTCGCCCACGGACCAGCCCACGGCACGTCCTGGTAGCCGTATCAGCCCTTCCACCCGCAGCGCCCGTCCAGCCCGTTCCTCCCACCGAGAGGCAGGTCAGTCATGGATCGACCAAGACGCTTCCCGAGCAGGCGCCGACTGCTCCAGGGCGCGGCCGCCGCCGCACCTGCGGCGCTTCTGCCCGC
This window contains:
- the xylB gene encoding xylulokinase, producing MSSAPSTQGPLVVGVDSSTQSTKALVVDAATGRVVASGHAPHHVTTGEARESDPQEWWEALCAALRQCGPAAREAAAVSISGQQHGLVTLDKSGRPVRPALLWNDVRSAAQARSLLERFGGPKEWADRVGSVPGPSFTVTKWAWLVEHEPSAARSTASVRLPHDYLTERLTGLGTTDRGDASGTGWWASASETYDEEILGMVGLDPALLPRVARPGEVVGTVHVGDELPFSKGTLVAPGTGDNAAAALGLGLRPGTPVLSLGTSGTVYAVSRHRPADPTGTVAGFADARDAWLPLSCTLNCTLAVDRMAALLSLDREAVAPGGAVTLLPYLDGERTPDLPHSTGMVHGLRHDTTPGQLLQAAYDGAVHSLLGALDLVLDQDADRSSPLLLIGGGARGTAWQYTVRRLSGRPVQVPKARELVALGAAAQAAGLLTGEDPSAIARRWGTAQGPVLDPTERDDETLSRISGVLSDAAPLLDRAPRGE
- a CDS encoding ROK family transcriptional regulator, whose protein sequence is MTAPLHDKRPGTTSVQLPDTQQGMRRRNLSRVMHAVAAHGPLSRAAVATRIGLTRAAVSTLVDELIRSELLDELGPERPGRVGRPGSALAVSSRGPVGVGAEVGVDHLAVCAVDLRGEVRARAVQHVRNRGRSPELVLRDVATLAQRACAEARQVGLSPAGLAVAVPGLVARDTRSVVRAPNLGWHDIDLEPLLPSGLPLTVDNEANFGALAELWLGEGTPEDFLHVSAAIGIGAALVVEGRLLRGTHGFAGELGHVPVRPEGPSCPCGGRGCLEQYAGEEAVLRAAGLEPGEGHVGLLAERAAAGDRAVRRALGGAGAAMGIALTGAVNLLDPQAVVLGGALARLAPWLLPSLEQELMGRMGGRACGVTVSGLGPDGPLLGAAHSVARAVLDDPVGVCTAG
- the xylA gene encoding xylose isomerase gives rise to the protein MNHQPTPEDKFSFGLWTVGWQGRDPFGDATRSALDPAEMVRNLAELGAYGVTFHDDDLIPFGSSDTEREGHIKRFRQALDATGLVVPMATTNLFTHPVFKDGAFTANDRDVRRYALRKTIRNIDLAVELGAHTYVAWGGREGAESGAAKDVRDALDRMKEAFDLLAEYVTSQGYALRFAIEPKPNEPRGDILLPTVGHALAFIERLERPELFGVNPEVGHEQMAGLNFPHSIAQALWADKLFHIDLNGQTGIKYDQDLRFGAGDLRSAFWLVDLLERGGYDGPRHFDFKPPRTEDHEGVWASAAGCMRTYLILRERAAAFRADPEVREALRVSRLDALALPTADDGLSGLLADRGAYEVFDVEAAAARGMAFERLDQLAMDHLLGARG